The proteins below are encoded in one region of Halalkalicoccus jeotgali B3:
- a CDS encoding PTS fructose transporter subunit IIB: MKIVAITSCPTGIAHSQMAAENLRTTAEDLGHDVSVEVQGAMGTQDELTTEEIAAADAVIIAADTSVNRDRFEDKPLVNGTVKDGVNDAEGLIEQAIELAESGSTAAIEADTESTETETETTEESAADDRQPARGQEQLGGDPSKGLFARLKRFLG, from the coding sequence ATGAAGATCGTCGCAATCACCTCGTGTCCGACAGGCATCGCCCACAGCCAGATGGCTGCGGAGAACCTCCGCACCACCGCGGAGGACCTGGGCCACGACGTCTCCGTCGAGGTGCAGGGTGCCATGGGAACTCAGGACGAACTCACCACCGAGGAGATCGCGGCCGCCGATGCGGTGATCATCGCCGCCGACACGTCGGTCAACCGCGACCGGTTCGAGGACAAACCCCTCGTAAACGGGACGGTCAAGGACGGCGTCAACGACGCCGAGGGGCTGATCGAGCAGGCCATCGAACTGGCCGAGAGCGGGTCGACCGCCGCCATCGAAGCCGACACCGAAAGCACCGAGACCGAGACCGAGACCACAGAGGAGAGTGCGGCCGACGACCGACAGCCCGCCAGAGGCCAAGAACAGCTCGGCGGCGATCCCTCGAAGGGCCTGTTCGCACGCCTCAAGCGGTTCCTCGGGTAG
- the ptsP gene encoding phosphoenolpyruvate--protein phosphotransferase, which produces MSERVIEGIGATPRTGVGSVVWYRPAETGDESGEPVPEAEREAERDRFETARERAHEELDAERERTAERVGEEEAAVFDAHRQFLDDPQIETGVTEAIEGGTPAAGAVREAFEGPIAQFEGMDGQTAERADDLRDVRDRLVRLLTGGERVDLAELPEGSILLAERLTPSDTAQLDPERVAGFATATGGRTSHAAIFARSLAIPAVLGVGSDLESIEEGERIVVDGEEGIVAADPTDERVADARAGPEEAAIRERVATSDGRKIEVAANVGRAADLEGAVSQGADGIGLYRTEFLFLDREEPPAEDEQYERYVEALEAFPEGRVVVRTLDIGGDKQIPYLDLPAEENPFLGERGIRRSLGSDRELFETQLRALLRAGAVAGGDLAVMFPLVSTVEELDRALDRVEAVADSLASEGLEYAIPELGVMIETPGAVFVAEELASRVDFLSIGTNDLAQYVMAAARENERVADLHDPLHPPVLRAIRRSIEAAHDNDAWIGMCGEMAGDPDLTELLIGLGLDELSMSAVTIPAVKANVGAVETDRANDLAERALATTTRADVTNLLTDP; this is translated from the coding sequence ATGAGCGAGCGCGTCATCGAGGGAATCGGCGCGACCCCCCGAACCGGCGTCGGGAGCGTCGTCTGGTACCGGCCGGCCGAGACCGGCGACGAATCCGGCGAACCGGTTCCGGAGGCCGAGCGCGAGGCCGAGCGAGACCGCTTCGAAACCGCCCGCGAGCGTGCCCACGAGGAGCTCGACGCCGAGCGCGAGCGCACTGCAGAACGGGTCGGTGAGGAGGAGGCGGCAGTCTTCGACGCCCACCGCCAGTTCCTCGACGACCCCCAGATCGAGACGGGGGTCACCGAGGCCATCGAGGGGGGGACACCCGCGGCGGGCGCCGTCCGGGAGGCCTTCGAGGGCCCCATCGCCCAGTTCGAGGGGATGGACGGGCAGACGGCCGAGCGCGCCGACGACCTGCGGGACGTGCGCGACCGGCTCGTCCGCCTGCTCACCGGCGGCGAGCGGGTCGATCTCGCGGAGCTCCCCGAAGGGTCGATCCTGCTGGCCGAACGGCTCACCCCGAGCGACACCGCCCAGCTCGATCCCGAGCGCGTGGCCGGCTTTGCGACCGCCACCGGCGGGCGGACCTCACACGCGGCCATCTTCGCGCGCTCGCTCGCCATCCCGGCGGTCCTCGGGGTCGGCTCCGACCTCGAGTCGATCGAGGAGGGCGAGCGGATCGTCGTCGACGGTGAGGAGGGTATCGTCGCCGCCGATCCGACCGACGAGCGGGTCGCGGACGCTCGCGCCGGCCCGGAGGAGGCGGCCATCCGCGAGCGGGTCGCGACGAGCGACGGTCGGAAGATCGAGGTCGCCGCGAACGTCGGCCGGGCCGCCGATCTGGAGGGGGCCGTCTCGCAGGGCGCCGACGGGATCGGCCTCTACCGGACGGAGTTCCTCTTTCTCGACCGCGAGGAGCCCCCCGCAGAGGACGAACAGTACGAGCGCTACGTCGAGGCGCTCGAAGCCTTCCCGGAGGGACGGGTCGTCGTCCGCACCCTCGACATCGGCGGCGACAAGCAGATCCCGTACCTCGACCTGCCCGCGGAGGAGAACCCCTTCCTCGGCGAGCGGGGGATCCGCCGGTCGCTGGGATCGGATAGAGAGCTCTTCGAGACCCAGCTCCGGGCGCTGCTCCGGGCCGGAGCCGTCGCGGGCGGCGATCTGGCCGTCATGTTCCCGCTGGTCTCGACCGTCGAGGAGCTCGACCGTGCCCTCGACAGGGTCGAGGCCGTCGCCGACTCGCTGGCATCGGAGGGACTGGAGTACGCGATACCGGAACTTGGGGTCATGATCGAGACGCCGGGGGCGGTCTTCGTGGCCGAGGAACTCGCTTCCCGCGTCGATTTCCTCAGCATCGGGACGAACGACCTCGCACAGTACGTCATGGCCGCCGCGCGCGAAAACGAGCGCGTGGCGGATCTGCACGATCCGCTTCACCCGCCCGTGTTGCGAGCGATCCGTCGGAGTATCGAGGCCGCACACGACAACGACGCGTGGATCGGTATGTGCGGCGAGATGGCCGGCGACCCCGACCTGACCGAGCTGCTGATCGGGCTGGGGCTCGACGAACTCAGTATGAGCGCGGTCACGATCCCCGCGGTCAAGGCGAACGTCGGGGCCGTCGAGACGGATCGTGCGAACGACCTCGCCGAGCGCGCGCTGGCCACAACTACAAGAGCGGACGTCACGAACCTACTTACCGACCCATGA
- a CDS encoding HPr family phosphocarrier protein gives MSETHERTVEIVPEAGLHARPAATFVETANDHDATVKIGSAEDGDEDLIDAGSMIAVTSLGVKQGEHLRIVAEGEDAEEALDALERVLSTPEGES, from the coding sequence ATGAGCGAAACCCACGAGCGGACCGTCGAGATCGTCCCCGAAGCAGGACTGCACGCCCGCCCCGCCGCGACGTTCGTCGAGACAGCCAACGACCACGACGCGACGGTGAAGATCGGGAGCGCCGAGGACGGGGACGAGGACCTCATCGACGCCGGCAGCATGATCGCGGTGACGAGCCTCGGGGTCAAACAGGGCGAGCACCTCCGGATCGTCGCCGAAGGGGAGGACGCCGAGGAGGCGCTCGACGCCCTCGAGAGGGTGCTCTCAACGCCCGAAGGCGAGTCATGA
- a CDS encoding PTS sugar transporter subunit IIA, translating into MSSTITNEDIDDLLPEEQISLSEPPAEKDACIEHLLDLVVESGRVSDRERALDALLEREEQTTTGVGMGIGIPHAQTDAVKRPSLAFARSSSGVDFGSMDDEPAKLLFLILVPASGGEDHLEILSALSRALMHEEVRDGLYAAETPADVQSVLQEAVA; encoded by the coding sequence ATGAGTTCGACAATCACCAACGAGGACATCGACGACCTGCTGCCCGAAGAACAGATCTCGCTTTCGGAACCGCCCGCAGAGAAGGACGCCTGCATCGAGCACCTGCTCGATCTGGTCGTCGAGTCGGGGCGCGTCTCCGATCGCGAGCGGGCGCTCGATGCGCTGTTGGAACGCGAAGAGCAGACGACGACCGGCGTCGGAATGGGAATCGGGATTCCCCACGCCCAGACCGACGCCGTCAAGCGCCCGTCACTTGCCTTCGCACGTTCGTCGTCCGGCGTCGACTTCGGGTCGATGGACGACGAACCCGCGAAGCTACTGTTCCTGATCCTCGTCCCCGCGTCCGGTGGCGAGGACCACCTCGAGATCCTGAGCGCGCTCTCGCGGGCGCTGATGCACGAGGAGGTACGGGATGGGCTCTACGCCGCCGAGACGCCCGCGGACGTCCAGTCGGTCCTTCAGGAGGCGGTCGCATGA
- a CDS encoding PTS fructose transporter subunit IIC has protein sequence MAPDNAALEAGARQYLTAVKEHLMTGVSFMIPFVTIGGIFLALGFALGDTEQVFEQTGTVGWFFAQIGSFGLTLMIPVLGGYIAYAMADRPGLAPGFVLSYVIQQEAIIDAAGQLVGFDAQGAVAGFLGAIVAGLLAGFVARWLKGLGVPGFIEPMMPVLIIPVVTTLVLAPVVIVGLGVPIALLDSALTSFLSGLEGTNALLLGAILGAMMAADMGGPINKVAYVFGTVLVADQIYGPMAAVMIAGMTPPLGLALSNFIAPQKYTAEMYENAKAAVPLGLAFITEGAIPYAAADPLRVIPSAVAGSAVAGAAALSLGVTMPAPHGGIFVVFLSSSVLLFLGCIVLGTVITATVATLLKDDFEKTVGSTETETQTVTRTSD, from the coding sequence ATGGCACCGGATAACGCGGCGCTGGAGGCGGGCGCACGGCAGTATCTCACCGCCGTGAAAGAACACCTCATGACGGGGGTCTCGTTCATGATCCCGTTCGTAACGATCGGCGGGATCTTCCTCGCGTTGGGGTTCGCGCTCGGGGACACCGAACAGGTGTTCGAGCAGACCGGAACGGTCGGCTGGTTCTTCGCACAGATCGGCTCGTTCGGGTTGACGCTGATGATTCCCGTTCTGGGCGGGTACATCGCCTACGCGATGGCGGATCGGCCCGGTCTCGCACCGGGGTTCGTCCTCTCGTACGTCATCCAACAGGAGGCGATCATCGACGCGGCGGGCCAGCTCGTCGGGTTCGACGCACAGGGTGCAGTCGCCGGCTTCTTGGGCGCGATCGTCGCCGGATTGCTCGCGGGCTTCGTCGCGCGGTGGCTGAAGGGACTCGGCGTCCCGGGATTCATCGAGCCGATGATGCCGGTATTGATCATCCCAGTCGTGACGACGCTCGTGCTCGCGCCGGTCGTCATCGTCGGCCTCGGCGTTCCGATCGCGCTCCTTGACAGCGCGTTGACGTCCTTCCTTTCGGGACTGGAAGGAACGAACGCGCTGTTACTCGGGGCGATCCTCGGGGCGATGATGGCCGCCGACATGGGCGGGCCGATCAACAAGGTGGCATACGTCTTCGGGACCGTGCTGGTCGCCGATCAGATCTACGGGCCGATGGCGGCGGTGATGATCGCCGGCATGACCCCGCCGCTGGGGCTGGCGCTGTCGAACTTCATCGCCCCCCAGAAGTACACCGCCGAGATGTACGAGAACGCGAAGGCGGCCGTTCCGCTCGGGTTGGCCTTCATCACCGAGGGGGCGATCCCCTACGCCGCGGCCGACCCGCTTCGCGTGATCCCGAGCGCGGTCGCGGGCAGCGCCGTCGCCGGGGCGGCCGCGCTCTCGCTCGGCGTGACGATGCCCGCACCCCACGGCGGGATCTTCGTCGTCTTCCTCTCGAGCAGCGTGCTGTTGTTCCTGGGCTGTATCGTACTCGGAACCGTCATCACCGCCACGGTCGCCACGCTGTTGAAAGACGACTTCGAGAAGACCGTCGGATCGACCGAGACGGAGACACAAACCGTAACCCGAACCAGCGACTAA
- the pfkB gene encoding 1-phosphofructokinase → MILTVTLNPAVDHTLELGEALEPAAVARTDAATFDPGGKGINVSKYLVELEAETLASGYVGGFLGRFLTTALDERGIPNDFVEIDDGTRLNTTILTPGAEYKINQDGPTVEAGAIEAVVETIRRYEPETVLVAGSLPPGLDAGAIDAVARAGPWKTVVDVDGPLLSSLEAAYALCKPNREELAAATGEPTTTVEECVAAARSLRNRGFDRVVASLGSDGAVMVSPDRAVHVPALDADVADTVGAGDALLAGVLSERHRGRSDEAALRTGVAVASRVVSVPGTGVPPFEGVRSDVDRSGVDVV, encoded by the coding sequence ATGATCCTCACAGTCACGCTCAACCCGGCCGTCGATCACACGCTCGAACTCGGCGAGGCGCTCGAACCCGCCGCGGTCGCCCGGACCGACGCCGCGACGTTCGACCCCGGGGGGAAGGGGATCAACGTCTCGAAGTACCTCGTTGAACTGGAGGCAGAAACCCTCGCGTCCGGGTACGTCGGCGGCTTCCTCGGCCGGTTCCTGACGACGGCGCTGGACGAGCGGGGGATCCCGAACGACTTCGTCGAGATCGACGACGGAACGCGACTGAACACGACGATCCTCACGCCCGGTGCGGAGTACAAGATCAATCAGGACGGGCCGACGGTCGAGGCGGGTGCGATCGAGGCCGTCGTCGAGACGATCCGCCGTTACGAGCCGGAGACGGTCCTCGTCGCGGGGAGCCTCCCGCCGGGGCTCGATGCCGGGGCGATCGACGCCGTCGCCCGGGCGGGTCCGTGGAAGACCGTCGTCGACGTCGACGGGCCGCTCCTATCGAGCCTCGAGGCGGCGTACGCGCTCTGTAAACCCAACCGAGAGGAGCTCGCGGCGGCGACGGGCGAGCCGACGACGACCGTCGAGGAGTGTGTGGCGGCCGCTCGCTCCCTCCGAAATCGGGGGTTCGACCGCGTCGTCGCCTCCCTCGGATCGGACGGTGCGGTCATGGTCTCGCCGGATCGGGCCGTTCACGTCCCGGCGCTCGACGCCGACGTGGCTGATACGGTCGGCGCCGGCGACGCGCTCCTGGCCGGGGTGCTCTCCGAGCGCCACCGCGGCCGGTCGGACGAGGCGGCCCTCCGTACTGGCGTCGCGGTCGCCAGCCGGGTCGTCTCCGTCCCGGGAACCGGCGTCCCGCCCTTCGAGGGCGTTCGCTCCGACGTCGATCGGTCGGGCGTCGACGTCGTCTGA
- the glpR gene encoding HTH-type transcriptional regulator GlpR: MLPAARQRRIVEVVSDRGECSVAELAAEMDCSKATIRRDLRTLADKQLIERSHGGAVPASAIGREETYGQKEVQHLEAKEAIATAAVEEIQPDQVVFFDSGSTTMEVITRAPTDEPFVAVTNSPLLAIEVGTEDVPVKLTGGSLRRPTRALVGPSAERFMDRMTFDLLFLGTNAIDPEAGLMTPNEEEARLKELMIENSRRTVLVADGSKLDERSFIRFADLGDIDAFYTDRRLSAEAREAFDTADVELIDGIDE; this comes from the coding sequence ATGTTGCCCGCCGCCCGTCAGCGCCGTATCGTCGAGGTCGTCTCCGACCGCGGGGAATGTTCGGTCGCGGAACTCGCCGCCGAGATGGACTGCTCGAAGGCGACCATCCGTCGGGACCTACGCACGCTCGCGGACAAGCAGCTGATCGAACGCTCCCACGGTGGGGCCGTCCCCGCGAGCGCGATCGGGCGCGAGGAGACCTACGGCCAGAAGGAGGTCCAGCACCTCGAGGCCAAGGAGGCCATCGCGACGGCCGCCGTCGAGGAGATCCAGCCCGATCAGGTGGTCTTTTTCGATTCGGGCTCGACGACGATGGAGGTGATCACGCGCGCCCCGACCGACGAACCGTTCGTCGCGGTCACCAACTCCCCGCTGTTGGCCATCGAGGTCGGGACGGAGGACGTGCCGGTGAAGCTCACCGGCGGCTCGCTGCGTCGCCCGACCCGCGCGCTCGTCGGTCCCAGCGCCGAGCGGTTCATGGACCGGATGACGTTCGACCTCCTGTTTCTCGGGACGAACGCGATCGACCCCGAGGCGGGGCTGATGACGCCCAACGAGGAGGAGGCGCGGCTCAAGGAGCTGATGATCGAGAACTCCCGGCGCACCGTGCTGGTCGCGGACGGGTCGAAACTGGACGAGCGCAGTTTCATCCGCTTTGCCGACCTCGGGGATATCGACGCGTTCTACACCGACCGGCGGCTCTCGGCCGAGGCCCGCGAGGCGTTCGATACCGCCGACGTCGAGTTGATCGACGGCATCGACGAGTGA
- a CDS encoding universal stress protein produces the protein MVEAVLVPTDGSESARRSEGYAADVARAYGASVHVVHVVDLVALGSVAEIDPAKREGHELVEAAAERVAARGVRVVRAVRTGVPAPVIREYVAEASIDLIVMGTRGQSGLERRLLGGVTKGVVRSASVPVMTVGPGADRPAHYPYRRLLVATDGSDAALGAAEVGIDFARTYEAGLDVLSVVHGRRSSGAIERIAAARDAVTEVERLAAEAGIEDVSPVIEYGIPHRTITASADRNGIDLVVLGAYGRTGIRRHVLGSVAERVVRTAPVPVLTVRPRQDS, from the coding sequence ATGGTCGAGGCCGTCCTCGTTCCGACCGACGGTAGCGAGAGCGCCCGCCGATCCGAGGGGTACGCGGCCGACGTAGCACGCGCGTACGGCGCGAGCGTCCACGTCGTCCACGTCGTCGACCTCGTCGCGCTCGGATCGGTCGCGGAGATCGACCCGGCCAAGCGCGAGGGCCACGAACTCGTCGAGGCGGCCGCCGAGCGCGTCGCCGCACGCGGGGTTCGAGTCGTCCGGGCCGTCAGAACCGGCGTTCCTGCCCCCGTCATCCGGGAGTACGTCGCGGAGGCCTCGATCGACCTGATCGTCATGGGAACGCGGGGCCAAAGCGGACTCGAACGCCGCCTGCTCGGTGGCGTCACGAAGGGGGTCGTTCGCTCCGCCTCGGTCCCGGTGATGACGGTCGGTCCCGGGGCCGACCGCCCGGCCCACTACCCGTATCGACGGCTGTTGGTCGCGACCGACGGGAGCGACGCGGCGCTCGGCGCCGCCGAGGTCGGAATCGACTTCGCGCGGACGTACGAGGCGGGCCTCGACGTCCTCTCGGTCGTTCACGGCCGCCGGTCGAGCGGGGCCATCGAACGGATCGCGGCGGCGCGCGACGCGGTCACCGAGGTCGAGCGACTGGCCGCCGAGGCCGGCATCGAGGACGTCTCCCCGGTGATCGAGTACGGCATCCCCCATAGAACGATCACCGCCTCCGCCGACCGAAACGGGATCGATCTCGTCGTACTCGGTGCCTACGGTCGGACCGGCATCCGGCGCCACGTCCTCGGTAGCGTCGCCGAACGTGTCGTTCGTACCGCCCCGGTCCCGGTGCTCACCGTTCGTCCTCGTCAAGATAGCTAA
- the solA gene encoding N-methyl-L-tryptophan oxidase gives MTDHYDDIVIGVGGMGSATSYRLAERGRDVLGLERFDVPHAMGSSHGVSRIIRLAYYEDPAYVPLIRRAYELWEEIGTRHGEQLLFETGSIDAAPADDPLFEGSRRSCEEYDIDHEVLTGAAVNERYPGYDIPDDHMAVYQPNGGYVLSERAIVAHTMEAQREGARIQARERVTDWEPEGDGVRVRTDRGEYTADNLVITAGAWAARHVDALDGIAIPQRQVLAWLQPDEPAQFAPENFPVWNLQVEEGRFYGLPIVKVPGFKFGRYMHREEDVNPDSMNREPEPEDERLLREFAERYFPAGTGPTMGLATCLFTNTPDGHFVIDRHPECPQVVLAAGFTGHGYKFASVIGEVLADLASEGRTDYPIDLFSLDRFDDPM, from the coding sequence ATGACGGACCACTACGACGACATCGTTATCGGCGTCGGCGGTATGGGCAGTGCGACGAGCTACCGGCTCGCAGAGCGCGGCCGGGACGTCCTCGGACTCGAACGCTTCGACGTCCCCCACGCGATGGGGTCCTCACACGGCGTCTCGCGGATCATCCGGCTCGCGTACTACGAGGACCCCGCGTACGTCCCCCTGATCCGGCGTGCTTACGAACTCTGGGAGGAGATCGGGACCCGCCACGGCGAGCAGTTGCTCTTCGAGACGGGCTCGATCGACGCCGCGCCCGCCGACGACCCCCTCTTCGAGGGCTCGCGTCGCTCCTGTGAGGAGTACGACATCGACCACGAGGTCCTCACTGGAGCAGCGGTCAACGAGCGCTATCCCGGCTACGACATCCCCGACGACCACATGGCGGTCTACCAGCCAAACGGGGGGTACGTCCTCTCCGAGAGAGCGATCGTCGCCCACACGATGGAGGCCCAACGCGAGGGCGCGCGCATTCAGGCCCGCGAGCGCGTCACCGACTGGGAACCCGAGGGCGACGGGGTCCGCGTACGGACCGACCGGGGCGAGTACACCGCCGACAACCTCGTCATCACCGCGGGCGCGTGGGCCGCCCGTCATGTCGATGCCCTCGACGGGATCGCGATCCCCCAACGACAGGTCCTCGCGTGGCTCCAACCCGACGAACCCGCGCAGTTCGCCCCCGAGAACTTCCCGGTCTGGAACCTGCAGGTCGAGGAGGGGCGCTTCTACGGCCTGCCGATCGTGAAGGTCCCGGGGTTCAAGTTCGGCCGCTACATGCACCGCGAGGAGGACGTCAATCCCGACTCGATGAACCGTGAGCCCGAACCCGAGGACGAACGCCTGCTCCGGGAGTTCGCAGAACGGTACTTCCCGGCGGGGACCGGCCCGACGATGGGACTCGCGACCTGTCTGTTCACGAACACCCCCGACGGCCACTTCGTCATCGACCGCCACCCCGAGTGCCCGCAGGTCGTCCTCGCGGCGGGCTTTACCGGGCACGGCTATAAGTTCGCCAGCGTGATCGGCGAGGTGCTTGCCGACCTGGCGAGCGAGGGTCGCACCGACTACCCGATCGATCTGTTCTCGCTCGATCGCTTCGACGATCCGATGTGA
- a CDS encoding universal stress protein yields MYNDILVPTDGGRKSKRAAEHAIELAAALDATVHALYVMDLPGTPRTPYIYGDEDEMKAEYRKYGEDVTEGVCEMAAAADVECVTAIRQGSIPEGIINYADREALDLIVMVSGYRGRFGGILGTTTERVVRGATVPVTSFRTGQVRQS; encoded by the coding sequence ATGTATAACGATATTTTGGTTCCAACCGACGGTGGGCGGAAATCCAAGCGAGCGGCCGAGCACGCGATCGAGCTCGCGGCTGCACTCGACGCGACGGTTCACGCACTGTACGTCATGGACCTGCCCGGGACCCCCCGGACGCCGTACATCTACGGGGACGAAGACGAGATGAAAGCGGAGTACAGGAAATACGGGGAGGACGTCACCGAGGGGGTCTGTGAGATGGCGGCGGCGGCCGATGTCGAGTGTGTCACCGCGATCAGACAGGGCTCGATCCCCGAGGGGATCATCAACTACGCCGACAGGGAAGCGTTGGACCTGATCGTGATGGTATCGGGCTATCGGGGCCGGTTCGGCGGGATACTGGGGACGACGACCGAACGGGTCGTCCGGGGAGCGACGGTCCCGGTCACGTCGTTTCGAACGGGACAGGTCAGACAGTCATAA
- the ilvA gene encoding threonine ammonia-lyase, with protein MVGVSFADIEAAGDRLDDESVVKRTPVERSTSLGGMVDADVHLKMEHLQWTGSFKTRGAYNKLSQAVAADEVEHAVAASAGNHAQGVALAASTLGVDSTIVMPKTAPQTKIDATRGYGATVELHGKDFQAAMAHAQELAAGGDSTFVHAYDDPDIVAGQGTLGVEMVEDCPAVDTVIVPIGGGGLISGISLAFSELAPEVRIVGVQAQKAATVPESLDKGAPQTLEAVDTIADGIATGGVSDLTLGLIETHVDEIVTVSDGQIARAVLLLLERAKQLVEGAGAAGVAAMLSGDLDVRGETVMPLLCGGNLDMTMLRTVLVHALTDRRQLVHLRVRIDDVPGRMADISTLLSEHDANIRTVRHERAVEDLDVGEAYLVFRIETSGASHSRAITETIEDHGYTVEVVNAR; from the coding sequence ATGGTGGGTGTCAGCTTCGCGGACATCGAGGCCGCCGGGGACCGCCTCGACGACGAGAGCGTGGTCAAGCGAACGCCCGTCGAACGAAGCACCTCCCTCGGGGGGATGGTCGACGCCGATGTCCACCTGAAGATGGAACACCTCCAATGGACGGGCTCGTTCAAGACGCGCGGGGCGTACAACAAGCTCTCGCAGGCGGTCGCCGCGGACGAGGTCGAACACGCGGTCGCCGCCAGCGCGGGCAATCACGCCCAGGGGGTCGCGCTGGCGGCGAGCACTCTCGGAGTAGACTCGACGATCGTTATGCCGAAGACCGCCCCCCAGACGAAGATCGACGCGACCCGCGGCTACGGCGCGACGGTCGAGCTCCACGGAAAGGACTTCCAGGCAGCGATGGCCCACGCGCAGGAGCTCGCCGCCGGCGGCGATTCGACGTTCGTCCACGCCTATGACGACCCCGACATCGTCGCCGGGCAAGGTACGCTGGGAGTGGAGATGGTCGAGGACTGCCCCGCCGTCGACACCGTGATCGTCCCCATCGGCGGGGGCGGGCTGATTTCGGGGATCTCGCTTGCGTTCTCGGAACTCGCGCCCGAGGTCCGGATCGTCGGCGTCCAAGCACAGAAGGCCGCGACCGTCCCCGAGAGCCTCGATAAGGGGGCTCCTCAGACGCTGGAGGCGGTCGACACCATCGCCGACGGGATCGCCACCGGCGGGGTCTCCGATCTCACACTGGGGCTCATCGAAACACACGTCGACGAGATCGTTACGGTCTCGGACGGCCAGATCGCGCGCGCGGTCCTGTTGTTGCTCGAACGCGCCAAGCAGCTCGTCGAAGGGGCGGGTGCGGCCGGGGTCGCGGCGATGCTCTCGGGGGACCTCGACGTGCGTGGCGAAACCGTCATGCCGCTTCTGTGTGGCGGGAACCTCGACATGACGATGCTCCGGACCGTCCTCGTCCACGCGCTGACCGACCGCCGGCAGCTGGTGCACCTGCGGGTGCGCATCGACGACGTTCCGGGCCGGATGGCCGATATCTCGACGCTGCTTTCCGAACACGACGCCAACATCCGAACGGTGCGCCACGAGCGCGCGGTCGAGGATCTGGACGTCGGCGAGGCCTACCTCGTCTTCCGGATCGAAACAAGCGGGGCGAGTCACTCGCGAGCGATCACGGAAACGATCGAGGACCACGGATACACCGTCGAGGTCGTCAACGCTCGCTAA